The genomic window TTCGAAACCAACGGGCTGTCGGAAGTAAATTTGATGAAAGTTTCCTCAACAGGTGTTATCATCATTGATGCCTCCTTCCTGATCGTTTATCCCAACCCGACGCAAGGTGAGTTTACCATCAACGGGTTGGAAGGTGTAGCAAAAATTAAAATCTATAATTCATTTGGAAAAGAAGTTAACAAGGTCGAAACGACTCTCCCTGCTTCTTTTAACTTAGGCGGGGTAGCCAGAGGTGTTTATATGATCAGAATTGAGGCCGGACAAAAGATGTATTTCAGAAAGCTGATCATTAATTAAAATTTTAAAAACAATTTTAAATCAGGCAGATAAGAAGATATTCATTAAAGATTTGTTTAAAGGCGGCTTCATACCAGTGAAGCTGCCTTTGTCATTTCCAGTAGGACCAAAAGCGCTACATTTGCAAAAATATCCATGATAATGAAGGTTTATAAACACCTCTTTTTTGATCTTGACAGCACACTGTGGGATTTTGAAAAAAATGCCCATGAAGCTTTTACTGACATTTACATTAAATTTGACCTCAAGGGAAAAGGTGTGATAAGCCTTGATGAATTTGTAAGGAGCTATCTGAAACACAATGACGAACTGTGGGCGCTTTACCGTGATGGAAAAATTGAAAAAGAGTACCTGCGCTGGCGACGGTTTGAAGTCACGCTAAATGATTTCGGTATCCACGACCCGGTGCTGGCGAAGCATATCGGAAACGATTATGTGACCATCAGCCCCAAAAAGACCAACCTGTTTCCCAATGCCATTGCTTGTCTTGAGTACCTGAAAGCGCGCTATGAACTGCATATCATTACCAACGGGTTCGAAGAGGTACAATACACAAAATTGGAAAACAGCAATTTGCGCAGATATTTTCGTCACGTGATCACTTCAGAAGCTGCCGGCAGCAAAAAGCCCGACCCCAGAATTTTTAATTATGCGTTAAAGACTGTGGGAGCATTGCCTCACGAAAGCCTGATGATTGGCGATGACATAGAAACCGATATCAAAGGCGCTTCAAATGCAGGGTTGGATGCAGTGTTTTTCAACCCTGAGAAACAGCCTCACAATGGAGGCGTTACGCACGAAATTTTCGATCTCCTTGAACTAACCCATTTCCTTTAAACAATGAGAATTTTCTTTCTATTTACGATTGCATTTGCCCTTCTGTTCACATCCTTTAGCTGTCGGTTATTTAATACGAAAGCTGAAATCGTTGGATTACCATACACTTTGAGCCATCAGGAAATGACGGCTATGGATTCGTTGTATTTTCAAATAGATATTCAGAATACCGTTTTTATTCCAGACGACCCGTCAAATGGCGACCTTGTTGAACTCAATACAGCCATGAGCACTTTTTTGGATGAAACCATGGTTCGCTTTTGGAGTACTGACACCGTTGGCGCCAGAAAAATGATTCAGGAAACAGGTGCATCAGGCTATTTTATTTTGATGAATCGTTATGAAGTGATGGATACAACCAATGCGCTGATCAGCGTAAAGTTTGAAACCTATAGCTATGCGTTGGGAGCACATGGTTTTACCGCCATCACCACTT from Bacteroidales bacterium includes these protein-coding regions:
- a CDS encoding noncanonical pyrimidine nucleotidase, YjjG family produces the protein MKVYKHLFFDLDSTLWDFEKNAHEAFTDIYIKFDLKGKGVISLDEFVRSYLKHNDELWALYRDGKIEKEYLRWRRFEVTLNDFGIHDPVLAKHIGNDYVTISPKKTNLFPNAIACLEYLKARYELHIITNGFEEVQYTKLENSNLRRYFRHVITSEAAGSKKPDPRIFNYALKTVGALPHESLMIGDDIETDIKGASNAGLDAVFFNPEKQPHNGGVTHEIFDLLELTHFL
- a CDS encoding DUF3298 domain-containing protein, yielding MRIFFLFTIAFALLFTSFSCRLFNTKAEIVGLPYTLSHQEMTAMDSLYFQIDIQNTVFIPDDPSNGDLVELNTAMSTFLDETMVRFWSTDTVGARKMIQETGASGYFILMNRYEVMDTTNALISVKFETYSYALGAHGFTAITTFNFDLINNRMLKLDDLVDVSVPDKMIELENLLAKHLENPDSCFFTKPTVGNDFTRFAIDPGHVVFYFEAYELGPYSCGTATIKVPIEELKTAGLYAWEKE